cggcgtgtagcccgacccaatcatataagtagccataaggctcgttgtggcgtgcaacccgatccacagtccataaataaCCATAAgcctcattgcggcgtgcaacccgatccatatacctcataTATTCAcaactcggcactcaggccctatcttagtcacaaacctctccaacctctcgggctctcagaaatcatacaaatcagtccaaaagagataataacaaCTATCAACAAGTAAACaagaggaaacagagatatgacatgcaagtaaaactgtgactgagttcaAAACAgcaaatagcagtaaattcaacAGGTACCCGACCACTACGGGTCCCAACAATGATACCATATGGCCTAGAAAGAGAGTCTACAATAGTCTGTGCCAAAATTCCAATACAGGAAAGAaaaagataacaagaaaggagGGACAAGGACTACGAACGCCGGCAACTACATCGTAAGActccgatactcaaccacgcacgagatcaacgtCCACCGTGTccagaaacacctggatctgcacacgatgtgcagggagtaacgtgagtacatccaactcagtaagtaacaataataaataaggaactgaagatagtgacgagatacacagttatagttcattttaaatttttccagcaaagaatagacatgctttcaaatccggcagtttaagtcaaatcagttttatacagttcaagtttaggcaatctggatataaaatcttttagaaatttcacaacaatggcaGATAGCAACTAattgcaacaacaaatgaaatgCAAGTGCAGCCTCTCAGGGTAACAGTCAcccaactcatcacaacagctcaatcactcggctctcagccctcagtactcacactcaattggtacctgcgctcacttgggtgtgcagactccggaggggctcctttaagcccaagcgctatatcgttgcggcgtgcaacctgacccaatcatataagtatccataaggctcgttgcaacgtgcaacccgatccatagtccataaatagccataaggctcgttgtggcgtgcaacctgatccatatacctcacataTTCATAGCTCCGCaatcaggccctatctcagtcactaacctctccagcctctcgggctcttagaaatcatacaaatcagtcgaaaagagataataacaagtatcaacaagaaaccaagaggaaacagagatatgacatgcaagtaaaactgtgactgagttcaAGACAACAAATATCAGTTAATTCAACAGGTACCCGACCACTACGGGTCCCAagagtgatatcatatggcctaagcatggtttttAACATGAATAACAGTCAAATTTCTAAAAGACagagggaacatgtaattaactataagctattcgactttagagtctcacgggatggaccaagtcacaatcccccactgtgcacgcccacacgcctgtcacctagcatgtgcgtcacctccaaaacaatcacatcataccaaaatccgaggtttcatagcctctagaccagatttaaaattgttagtTACCTCAAATCGCGTAAAAATACTACTCCAAAATTCCTTttcccctcgaatcagtctccaaacgccccgaatctagccacaagcagcacaatataattaatataggctaaaggaatcatgtctacaagaaaaacacgaaattacaagccaaaatccgaaataggctcaaaccgacccccgagcccacgtctcaaaatccgacaaaagtcacaaaatatgaacacccatccactcacgagtccaaccatacaagcaTTACTCGGATCcatcctcaaatcaccttccaaaactcgaaattttagtctatgaagtttctaccattttcccccaaatttccaactcaaatccctaattagatgatgaaaatagcaatagattcatgaaatatagtccaatccgagttaaaattacttaccccaacaatcttggGGTAAGTATCTTATGGCCTCACaatatcgcctcacaccgagctctcaaattcccaaaatcggaATGAAATTCTATTTTCTAcccagttattccgcatctgcggacctaccgtcacacctgcgacgccgcacctgcaaaATTTCCTTCGccggtgcggaaatgacttaatgGGCTAggtccgcatttgcgagcaagtggtcgcacctgcgtgtgcgcacctgcggacaaaggtccacttctgcggtcttcccctccagctcactctctgcatctgcggaacATCAAGCAcatatgcgggctcgcagatgcggaaattccctcgcacctgcactCCTTATTCCGCACATGCGAGTATCTACCTGTGGTCTccccaccgcatgtgcgaaaccaCTAGAAACCAGAAAACGCCAACCATTTGCCTAAGTCTAAATTCAacccgttaagcattcgaaacacacccgaggcccctgggacctcaaccaaatataccaacaagtcctaaaacaccatacgaacttagtctagccCTCAAAACatgtcaaacaacaacaaaaacatgaatcaccctccaatccaaacttaatgaacttgaaacttcaaatttctacagccgatgtcgaatcataccaaaccacatcagattgatctcaaattttgcacacaagtcatattcaacatttcggacctactccaacttccggaatcggaatccgactccggtatcaaaaaatcaaccccccgatcaaacttcccaaaaattcgactttcgccatatcaagcctaaattagctacatacctcaaattcacagtctggacatgctcctaagtccaaaatcaccaacggagctaacggaaccgatgaaaattcattccagagtcgtcttcacacatatcaaactacggtcaaaatcctaagacttaagcttctattttagggactaagtgtcccaaaacactccggaACGAAAatcaagacctcccggcaagtcacataagcagaaaaagatatggggaaagcagtaaattggggatcagggctaatacactcaaaacaatcggccgggtcattacatcctccacatcttaaaacaatcatttgtCCACGACCAAGCATAGAGACATACATGatgtggtgaaaagataaggataacggctgcacatatcatgcttggtctcccaagtcgcctcctcgaccggctgaccccttcactgaaccttcacggaagcaatgttctttgaccttggctttctgacctgcctgtccaaaatagccactggctcctcaacataagatagatccttgtccaactcgactgagccaaaactcacacttggagaactttgaataaagcttctcctccctcaactgatgtaatacaatcctcagatgttgggcatgctcctcctggctacgagagtacaccaggatgtcatcaatgaatacaataacgaacgagtcaagataaggctgaaacacactgttcatcaaatgcatgaacactgctggggcgtgggtcagcccaaaagacatcacaaggaactcacaatggctatatcgggtcctgaaagctgtcttaagaatatctgactCGCAAAActtcagttggtgataccctgacctcaaatcaatcttggagaacaccgtCGCTCCCTGAAGgtggtcaaacagatcatcaatatgcggcaaaggatacttgttcttgattgtgacgtTGTTCAGCTATCTATAATCAACGCACATTCTCATagtgccatccttcttcttcacaaatagaactggtgcaccccaaggtgacacgctaggccgaataaatcccttatcaaagagttcctgaagctgctctttcaattccttcaactctatcGGTGCCATAAGATACTGTGAAATGGAAAAGGGCTGAGTGCCTAGCaccaaatcaatatctctatcatgcggcatgcccgacaggtctgcagaaaacacatccagaaaatctcgcaccactggaacagaatcaatagtaggggtttctgcactaacatccctcacaaatgccAGATAAGATagataacccttctcaaccatctgctgAGCCCTCAAGTATGAAATAACTCTACTAGGAATATAGTCTACagagccgctccactcaaccctcggcaaccccagcatcgccaatgtcacggtcttagcatgacaatcttgaacaacatgacatggagacaaccaatccatacctaatatcacatcaaaattgaccatactaTCCACTCTAGTCtctagactcccaatagtcaccatacaCGACCTAtatacacagtccacaataatagtatcacccactggagtggatacatgaacagatgaaactagagactcacggggcatatccagataatgagcgaaatacgaggacatATATAAATAAgttgaaccagggtcaaatactacagaggcatctctatggaaaactgagacaatacctttAATCACGgcatccgaagcaatggcatctggtctggcaggaagagcatagaaacatgcctggcctccccctgatcggcctccccatcTTGGGCGGCCCTTAGCTGATTGagctccacctcgagctggttgagcgggtggtgaagaaacTGGTGCTGATTTCATAGACTGGATCCTCTGCTAAGTTGGACCTCCCACTAGGCGGGGACACCacctcctcatgtgaccaaactctcCACCCTTACAACAACTCCCCGGTGATGGTGCTTGGGAAGAGAGCCGGTGCTGGTGCTTCGTAGATGTGaagttgggtccgcatctgcgaccccgcaggtgcaaaaaatggTCCGCAAATGTAATTATAGCTggtagaccgcaggtgcggagttttggTCGCGGAAGCGAAATTCCCTGTGTATTAAAAAAATCAGACTGcatttatttagtattttgagtatatcttgagttctagagctctgaTTGAGGTGATCTTTTTGGCGTTCTTCTCGTCTATTCATGGGGGTTAGTATCAAACTATAATGTTTGTATTTTAATATGATTACAGGGGTTCATTTTTGAATTAATCGTgttttgattggagaattgggagtttttatcaaaaaccttttCTGAagagaataattgggttttgaacatcgattcagagtcggaattggatgaaattagtatggttggactcgtaattcaatgggtgttcagattttatgaattttgtcggtTTCCGAGGTATGGGCCCAGGGTTGATTTGTGGGTTGTCGTTTTTGTTTATTTAAAGATTGACGCTTGATTATCCGAAATCATTTCCTATGAGTtttgtttatgatttgaagtttttttggctagatttgagccatccagAGGTTGTTCCACTCGATAAGGACATCTTAGAGTAATGGtatagcttctttgaggtaagtatcttgcctaactttgtgtgggggaaactaccccttaggatttgagtcatttgtgctaattgtgtcatgtgaaggccgtgtacgtgaggtgacgagtacatactcgggtttatttttggaaatttgatCGTTTAGTGCTCTttggttcttatgttcattagatgtgAAGTTGTTTTAGCATGTTAAGTAACCCAtttactaaatttacccttacgcgtcttatttggaattaattgattcatgttttaCCCTTGTTGCCAATTAAACGCTTATGCTCTTTAATTGAAGATATTTCCTctttattgccatgctatcttttctgtaattgcttatccttaattaaagttattattatcctttccataattgcttatccttaattgaaattattattaatatttccgtaattgcttatccttaattgaagtcattattatcttttccgtaattgcttatccttaattgaatttattaGTATCTTGTTACACCCCAAATTTTTGTACGTgagagtacgccataaataaattgatgaaatctcgaaaatgagatgtcacatcccGCATTTGTTTATGttaaaagtttcgtcgtaagttaatcgacataagctcGGGAACGAGATTATTTTAGAATTATAAGTATtacgttatttcaaacaagtgatgagtaaattcgtgaagataAGAGGGTaacaaaatcaaagaaaatgaatttacgtcaaagtttgacatgttgggataaaatacggcccaagctaaaatacccggtatttatgggctagtaccatacaaggtaccacatggctacgatagtaaggtgtataaagtatgttaaaaagtgagtagtattttaaagtaatttgagataattcttaattatgtgggtaattggttaattattggattagtgggggattttaaaggtgtataaagtatattaaaattaATGGATTATTGGAACCATTTGcattcattaaagatgcagcgcccccggcaaaagggacgtttgtactattgaatagtactagtatatatacTTAACACTCTCACAAAGAAACGAGCAGTAATGCAAGTATGGACAGTCGTAATATCAGTTAAAGCCTCAAACAATTACCTAATATCAAATTGAAGATAAGATAAGTTTTAAATAAATCTctaaagtttaagttggaaaatatttggtaccgatataccactattcacaattttGATTACGATTTCcaacacagtcaccaccatgtgtgcggcatggcgttcgatcacgacccgatcggctaggacgtCTCATGCAAAACATCAaccaaatcacaatttcaattaccatTCTAACACAGCCATCGCCATGTGTgctgcatggcgtccgatcaccacCTGATCGGCTAGGACGTCTCATGTGAGACATCAACCAAATCACAATTTCCATTACCATTCTAacatagtcaccaccatgtgtgcgggatggagtccgatcacgacccgatccgCTAGGCCGTCTAATGTGACACATCAACAAgaacacaatttcaattacaattctaACACAGTCACCGCCACGTGTGTggcatggtatccgatcacgacccgatcgggtAGGCCGTCTCATGTgagacatcacccttttctatcaatcaccCCGTTTCATATTTCTTGCACATatcttcatttcattggcactaattgTCACAATTGTATTATTTCTCTTGCCACATTTGTCGTGTTTCATATCacatttcatatttcacattttgcATTACGAGATTCGTATTTCATATTTTGTATTTCATGCACACTTTTTTACTTTCAACTATCATCATGGACTTTCCAGcaacaaggcatttctattcAAAACATTTAAGCACACATTTGAGAAAATAGGAGTTTTAGGAACATTACGATTTCTTACAAAAGCTTTCATTAGCTTTCCTTTGAAAAGACCTTGAGGTCAAGGCATTTAGATATGCAAACCCTAcattgaacacattctcaaatagtaGTACAACATAACAAGAGCATTTGAATTACATATTGATCATGGATGTCTATTGACACCGGCTTATCCGGGTAATCGATTCACAATAAGCAACTCGAGACTTACATGGATATTGTGGGGTTAAATTTTAAGAGAAGtagttagccaacataccttacttaagcttccttaactctaaatgttccgaaaatcttagcaaattcaatctattttagaaaagtagcaaattgaaccaaaattaggaagataatcATGGTTCTAGATCAtctgagcattttatcaagcactaggtgtacattaaggttttgatgtccttttatggaggattccttcatcccacaacccattttttactattttagctcaacaatctccctacATCCCATGATCAATCATGCATGCAAAATAAGCCACTCCTATACCCATGAATTATCTTACTACTTGTCCATTTAtagttaaatttcgaaattaatggataaggtgtagaatcttacctcttggatgaagacctagtgtgcTTCCCTTGTTAATTCTTCCAAGAGTTTGAGTAAGAATTGGGAAATGATTGATTGAAGAACTCTCTCCCTCTCTAGAGCCTTTTCTTTTTCTCCAAATATCAAGTTCTCCCTTTAGAAATGGTCCATATGGTCTAAATAATGAAATGTGGTCGgcttataaaaacccaaaaaagaaGTTATGAAATAGGATATGCGGATGCATATGTGActgcataatgcttctgcggtccgcgaaatggccCTCCAGAACTTGGCTGGTCTAccccactctgcggccattatgtggtccgcaaacgtgttttgcggtcacataatgcgccACAGAACCTCCCTCTACAAAATTGCCAAGCTAGCACTGCGATCAGTGTGCGACCCGTGAAATCGTTTTGTGGTAGCATAATGGGCCGCGAAATGATATCCAAAAATGGCCCAAATGACTTCCTCACTCTATGGCCATGTTGCGGCCTGTAGagtaattatgcggccgcataatagtcCCCAGAAATGCCCAATTCTACCAAATATATTCTTCAAACTATCACTAACACATACACCTAcgttggcaccacgaaacctcaggtttttttaggaaaacttttacgggtccttacaacaagaacccggctaggctccgaGAAATCCAGTCTCGCAAACAGATTagcaaagcctgaacatccatggctagtggtcTCTCTGCTGCCGCAAAATATGCCAAATTGCCCATACTCTAAGCCTTTGTACTCAAGGCAaggaccaccatattggccttctcgggatgatacaaaatgatgATCTCATAGTCCTTCAACAACTTTAACCATCTTCACTGCTCCAAATTAAGGTTCTTCCTCTTGAACAGATACTGGAGACTCCAAttgtcggtatagacctcacatggaacaccgtatagatattgcctccaaatcttcaattcgTGAATAATAgataccaattctaagtcatgaacatggtaattcttctaatGAACCTTCAATTGTcgagatgcataggcaatcaccctaccatcttgcatcaacaccgcaccaagcCCAATACGTGATGTATCACAATACAAAGTGTAATACCCGAAACATGTAGGCAACACCGGCCTTGGGGCCGTAGTCaatgcaatcttgagcttctgaaaattCACCTCACACTTGTCGGAcaatctgaaaggagcacccttctaggacAATCCtgtcaaaggtgcagcaatggatgaCAATCTCTatacgaaacgacgataatatccAGCTCCCTCATTAGACACCatgtgacccaaaaatgccactgaatcaagccaaaactcacacttggagaatttttcATATtccttcttctccctcaaggtttgGAGAACGATCCTCAAATTCTGCTCGTGGTCCTCCCGTCTGCGAGAATACACCAAAGAATCATCAATGAACAgttgatgaaagaatcaagacaTGGATGGAACACACAGTTCATTATGTGTATAAATGTTATTAGGGCATTGGTCTACCCAAATGATATCCCTAGAAACCCGTACTGACCATattgagtcctgaaagcagtcctCGGGAATTCTGATTTGGAGCGCATCGTTATAGATTTTGTGGTGGGCTTACCACGGACCTTGAAGAAATATGATGCAATATGGGTTAGTATAGACTGGTTGACTAAGTCCATAAACTTCATTCTAgtgatgacttcctattcttcagagtggttggc
The Nicotiana tomentosiformis unplaced genomic scaffold, ASM39032v3 Un00230, whole genome shotgun sequence genome window above contains:
- the LOC138903964 gene encoding uncharacterized protein, with the translated sequence MKSAPVSSPPAQPARGGAQSAKGRPRWGGRSGGGQACFYALPARPDAIASDAVIKGIVSVFHRDASVVFDPGSTYLYMSSYFAHYLDMPRESLVSSVHVSTPVGDTIIVDCVYRSCMVTIGSLETRVDSMVNFDVILGMDWLSPCHVVQDCHAKTVTLAMLGLPRVEWSGSVDYIPSRVISYLRAQQMVEKGYLSYLAFVRDVSAETPTIDSVPVVRDFLDVFSADLSGMPHDRDIDLVLGTQPFSISQYLMAPIELKELKEQLQELFDKGFIRPSVSPWGAPVLFVKKKDGTMRMCVDYR